The Canis lupus familiaris isolate Mischka breed German Shepherd chromosome X, alternate assembly UU_Cfam_GSD_1.0, whole genome shotgun sequence genome has a segment encoding these proteins:
- the TCEAL6 gene encoding transcription elongation factor A protein-like 6 isoform X1, which translates to MGRIWSLITCKARKVGGTCPESLQTRKRRGNLNMEKLYNENERKLEIKGQPEDEVEPEDEGKSDEEEKLEEEGKPGHEGKLQNQGQPDDEGKQEKQGKSENEGKPHGEGKPGSQAKPEGEPRAAEKRPAEDYVPRKAKRKTDRGTDDSKDYQEDLQERHLGSEEMMRECEDISRAQEELRKKQKMGGFHWMQRDAQDPFAPRGQRGVRGVRGGGRGQRGLHDIPYL; encoded by the exons ATGGGCAGAATTTGGAGTCTCATTACTTGCAAGGCTAGAAAAGTAGGAGGAACCTGTCCAGAATCCCTGCAG acaaggaaaagaaggggaaatctCAACATGGAAAAACTctacaatgaaaatgaaagaaagctggAAATCAAGGGACAGCCAGAAGATGAAGTAGAGCCTGAAGATGAAGGAAAATCAGATGAGGAAGAAAagctggaagaggaagggaagccaGGGCATGAGGGAAAGCTCCAGAATCAGGGACAGCCAGATGATGAGGGAAAGCAAGAAAAGCAGGGCAAGTCTGAAAATGAGGGAAAACCACACGGTGAGGGCAAGCCAGGATCCCAGGCAAAGCCTGAGGGTGAGCCACGGGCTGCCGAAAAGCGCCCAGCTGAAGATTATGTGCCgaggaaagcaaaaagaaaaacgGACAGGGGGACGGACGACTCCAAGGACTATCAGGAGGACTTACAGGAAAGGCACTTGGGAAGTGAGGAGATGATGAGAGAATGTGAAGATATTTCAAGGGCTCAGGAAGAgttaaggaaaaaacagaaaatgggtGGTTTTCATTGGATGCAAAGAGATGCACAGGATCCATTTGCCCCAAGGGGGCAACGAGGTGTCAGGGGGGTGAGGGGCGGAGGTAGAGGCCAAAGGGGTTTACATGATATCCCATATCTTTAA
- the TCEAL6 gene encoding transcription elongation factor A protein-like 6 isoform X2 gives MLYEDLRCARSVCLSPALCKARKGRGTCPESLQTRKRRGNLNMEKLYNENERKLEIKGQPEDEVEPEDEGKSDEEEKLEEEGKPGHEGKLQNQGQPDDEGKQEKQGKSENEGKPHGEGKPGSQAKPEGEPRAAEKRPAEDYVPRKAKRKTDRGTDDSKDYQEDLQERHLGSEEMMRECEDISRAQEELRKKQKMGGFHWMQRDAQDPFAPRGQRGVRGVRGGGRGQRGLHDIPYL, from the exons ATGCTGTACGAGGACCTGCGATGCGCCAG gtctgtgtgtctgtccccAGCACTCTGCAAGgctagaaaaggaagaggaaccTGTCCAGAATCCCTGCAG acaaggaaaagaaggggaaatctCAACATGGAAAAACTctacaatgaaaatgaaagaaagctggAAATCAAGGGACAGCCAGAAGATGAAGTAGAGCCTGAAGATGAAGGAAAATCAGATGAGGAAGAAAagctggaagaggaagggaagccaGGGCATGAGGGAAAGCTCCAGAATCAGGGACAGCCAGATGATGAGGGAAAGCAAGAAAAGCAGGGCAAGTCTGAAAATGAGGGAAAACCACACGGTGAGGGCAAGCCAGGATCCCAGGCAAAGCCTGAGGGTGAGCCACGGGCTGCCGAAAAGCGCCCAGCTGAAGATTATGTGCCgaggaaagcaaaaagaaaaacgGACAGGGGGACGGACGACTCCAAGGACTATCAGGAGGACTTACAGGAAAGGCACTTGGGAAGTGAGGAGATGATGAGAGAATGTGAAGATATTTCAAGGGCTCAGGAAGAgttaaggaaaaaacagaaaatgggtGGTTTTCATTGGATGCAAAGAGATGCACAGGATCCATTTGCCCCAAGGGGGCAACGAGGTGTCAGGGGGGTGAGGGGCGGAGGTAGAGGCCAAAGGGGTTTACATGATATCCCATATCTTTAA
- the TCEAL6 gene encoding transcription elongation factor A protein-like 6 isoform X3 produces MEKLYNENERKLEIKGQPEDEVEPEDEGKSDEEEKLEEEGKPGHEGKLQNQGQPDDEGKQEKQGKSENEGKPHGEGKPGSQAKPEGEPRAAEKRPAEDYVPRKAKRKTDRGTDDSKDYQEDLQERHLGSEEMMRECEDISRAQEELRKKQKMGGFHWMQRDAQDPFAPRGQRGVRGVRGGGRGQRGLHDIPYL; encoded by the coding sequence ATGGAAAAACTctacaatgaaaatgaaagaaagctggAAATCAAGGGACAGCCAGAAGATGAAGTAGAGCCTGAAGATGAAGGAAAATCAGATGAGGAAGAAAagctggaagaggaagggaagccaGGGCATGAGGGAAAGCTCCAGAATCAGGGACAGCCAGATGATGAGGGAAAGCAAGAAAAGCAGGGCAAGTCTGAAAATGAGGGAAAACCACACGGTGAGGGCAAGCCAGGATCCCAGGCAAAGCCTGAGGGTGAGCCACGGGCTGCCGAAAAGCGCCCAGCTGAAGATTATGTGCCgaggaaagcaaaaagaaaaacgGACAGGGGGACGGACGACTCCAAGGACTATCAGGAGGACTTACAGGAAAGGCACTTGGGAAGTGAGGAGATGATGAGAGAATGTGAAGATATTTCAAGGGCTCAGGAAGAgttaaggaaaaaacagaaaatgggtGGTTTTCATTGGATGCAAAGAGATGCACAGGATCCATTTGCCCCAAGGGGGCAACGAGGTGTCAGGGGGGTGAGGGGCGGAGGTAGAGGCCAAAGGGGTTTACATGATATCCCATATCTTTAA